One window of Aliarcobacter lanthieri genomic DNA carries:
- a CDS encoding GNAT family N-acetyltransferase has protein sequence MIKRTDKNNIENISNLIYDAIHNVANTLTGENEDKKILETLDYYVKMDICRLSYNNIYSYEVDNNIVGILLAYSSNDVDKLDFPMLEHIKSKGIFLDSFEKECFEDEFYIDTVSVNPSFQGRGIAKELFDFATKKAKEEGFKKLSLLVDFENPKAKALYEKLDFQDNVVLNVSGSQFYHMIKYI, from the coding sequence ATGATAAAAAGAACAGATAAAAATAATATAGAAAATATTTCAAATCTAATTTATGATGCAATTCACAATGTAGCAAATACATTAACTGGTGAAAATGAAGATAAAAAAATATTAGAAACTTTGGATTATTATGTAAAAATGGATATTTGTCGTCTCAGCTATAATAATATATATTCATATGAAGTAGATAATAATATTGTTGGTATATTACTAGCATATAGTTCAAATGATGTAGATAAATTAGACTTCCCAATGCTTGAACATATAAAATCAAAAGGTATTTTTTTAGATTCATTTGAAAAAGAGTGTTTTGAAGATGAATTTTATATAGATACAGTTAGTGTAAATCCTAGTTTTCAAGGTCGTGGAATAGCAAAAGAGTTATTTGATTTTGCTACAAAAAAAGCAAAAGAGGAAGGATTTAAAAAGCTCTCACTTTTGGTAGATTTTGAAAATCCAAAAGCAAAAGCCTTATATGAAAAACTAGACTTTCAAGACAATGTTGTATTAAATGTATCTGGTAGCCAATTTTATCATATGATTAAATACATTTAA
- a CDS encoding metal ABC transporter solute-binding protein, Zn/Mn family translates to MKKILVLFMVISSFLYADKPQLTVNILPQKYFVEKIVKDKFDINVMVKPGSSPHNFEPKPSQMKALNISKAYFLVGDPSELAWIDRFKQNAKNTFFVDTTIGIEKIAMVEHSHHEHDHDEDDPFHEHHDHDEDGLDPHTWLDPISVKIQVKNIYEAMLKIDEKNSEFYRINYEEFIKELDTLDNEIKDILAPYKGKSFMVFHPSWGYFAKQYGLNQIPIEIEGKEPKPNELVKLIKEAKEHDIKIIFVAPQFSQKSAKTISTNIGGSVISIDPLSENWKDSMIKTAKEIANSYK, encoded by the coding sequence ATGAAAAAAATATTAGTTTTATTTATGGTAATATCTTCATTTTTGTATGCAGATAAACCACAGTTAACAGTAAATATTTTACCACAAAAATATTTTGTAGAAAAAATAGTAAAAGATAAATTTGATATAAATGTTATGGTAAAACCAGGTAGTTCTCCACATAATTTTGAACCAAAACCATCTCAAATGAAGGCATTGAATATTTCAAAAGCATATTTTTTAGTTGGTGATCCAAGTGAATTGGCATGGATAGATAGATTCAAGCAAAATGCTAAGAATACTTTTTTTGTTGATACAACTATTGGAATAGAAAAAATTGCTATGGTTGAACATTCACATCATGAACATGATCACGATGAAGATGATCCTTTCCATGAACATCATGATCATGATGAAGATGGTTTAGATCCACATACATGGCTTGATCCAATTTCTGTTAAAATTCAAGTTAAAAATATATATGAGGCGATGCTAAAAATAGATGAAAAAAATAGTGAATTTTATAGAATAAATTATGAAGAATTTATAAAAGAACTTGATACTTTAGATAATGAAATAAAAGATATTTTAGCTCCATATAAAGGTAAATCTTTTATGGTATTTCATCCATCATGGGGATATTTCGCTAAACAATATGGACTAAATCAAATTCCTATTGAAATTGAAGGTAAAGAGCCAAAACCAAATGAATTAGTGAAATTAATAAAAGAGGCAAAAGAACATGATATAAAAATAATTTTTGTTGCACCTCAATTTTCACAAAAAAGTGCTAAAACAATATCTACAAATATTGGTGGAAGTGTAATTTCTATTGATCCTTTAAGTGAGAATTGGAAAGATAGTATGATAAAAACAGCAAAAGAGATAGCAAATAGTTACAAATGA
- a CDS encoding trans-sulfuration enzyme family protein has product MKENIQTKICHQTQFSPFEDIAGASHFPIYNTATFDLKKQNGEKIYDYTRSDNPTRETLENLFSFVEGGEGAVCTHTGIASVSLLFETVLKANSSILVEADCYGGTFRLLKVFKEKYNIQVNFADFNDTNMVEHILKTHNIDLVLCESPTNPGLKIIDLKLIASLSHKYNALFAVDNSLATFISQRPLDLGADFSLFSTTKYISGHGGVIAGAIVAKTKELAEKIHYYANAYGRSQNPFDVYLISLGIPTLKIRMKEHEANSIQIAKFLETQDYIDKVTHPALESHPQHELAKTQMKYMTGVFCADFKSVELAEKFIENSKIFGEKCSFGSADSRVEIPAKISHASFSKEELKAIGISDSTVRFSIGLEEVEDLIEDIKQAVK; this is encoded by the coding sequence ATGAAAGAAAATATACAAACAAAAATATGTCATCAAACACAATTCTCACCATTTGAAGATATTGCTGGAGCTTCACATTTCCCTATATACAATACTGCAACTTTTGATTTAAAAAAACAAAATGGTGAAAAAATTTATGATTACACAAGAAGTGACAATCCTACAAGAGAAACTTTAGAAAATCTTTTCAGCTTTGTCGAAGGTGGAGAAGGAGCTGTTTGTACTCATACAGGAATAGCAAGCGTTTCTCTTTTATTTGAGACTGTTTTAAAAGCAAATTCATCTATATTAGTTGAAGCTGATTGTTATGGTGGTACGTTTAGACTTTTAAAAGTATTTAAAGAAAAATATAATATTCAAGTAAATTTTGCAGATTTTAATGATACAAATATGGTAGAACATATTTTAAAAACACATAATATTGATTTAGTATTGTGTGAAAGTCCTACAAATCCAGGACTTAAAATTATTGATTTAAAACTTATTGCTTCTTTATCTCACAAATACAATGCTTTATTTGCTGTTGATAATTCACTTGCAACTTTTATAAGTCAAAGACCTTTAGATTTAGGGGCTGATTTTAGTCTATTTTCAACTACAAAATATATCAGTGGTCATGGTGGAGTAATAGCTGGAGCAATAGTCGCTAAGACAAAAGAACTTGCAGAAAAAATTCACTACTACGCAAATGCCTATGGAAGAAGTCAAAATCCATTTGATGTATATTTAATCTCTTTAGGAATTCCAACTTTAAAAATAAGAATGAAAGAACACGAAGCAAACTCTATCCAAATTGCAAAGTTCTTAGAAACTCAAGATTACATAGACAAAGTTACTCATCCAGCATTAGAAAGCCATCCTCAACATGAATTAGCAAAAACTCAAATGAAATATATGACTGGAGTTTTTTGTGCTGATTTTAAAAGTGTAGAATTAGCAGAGAAATTTATAGAGAACAGCAAAATTTTTGGTGAAAAATGTTCATTTGGGAGTGCTGATAGTAGAGTGGAAATACCTGCAAAAATATCTCATGCAAGTTTTTCTAAAGAGGAATTAAAAGCTATTGGAATAAGTGATAGCACAGTTAGATTTTCTATTGGTTTAGAAGAAGTTGAAGATTTAATAGAAGATATAAAACAAGCAGTAAAATAA
- a CDS encoding GNAT family N-acetyltransferase: MNLETERLYIRKFKSTDWEDVYEYTSNPEVMYYLPEETFTQEDAKKFMQDNEDKKAEKVAILLKNSNKLIGHIVFFPYFGDHTYEIGWVFNPKYYNQGYATEAAKAILDYGFKIYKLHRIIATCQPENKASWYIMEKLNMRREGFFKKCIPTKFGWWDEYYYSILAEEYI; the protein is encoded by the coding sequence ATGAATTTAGAAACTGAAAGATTATATATTAGAAAGTTTAAATCAACAGATTGGGAAGATGTATATGAATATACTTCAAATCCTGAAGTAATGTATTATTTACCAGAAGAAACATTTACACAAGAAGATGCAAAAAAATTTATGCAAGACAATGAAGATAAAAAAGCTGAAAAAGTAGCTATTTTATTGAAAAATTCAAATAAATTAATTGGACACATTGTATTTTTTCCTTATTTTGGAGATCATACATATGAAATTGGTTGGGTATTTAATCCAAAATATTATAATCAAGGTTATGCTACTGAAGCAGCAAAAGCTATTTTAGATTATGGATTTAAAATTTATAAATTACATCGTATTATTGCTACTTGTCAACCTGAAAATAAAGCTTCTTGGTATATTATGGAAAAATTAAATATGAGAAGAGAAGGATTTTTCAAAAAGTGTATTCCAACAAAATTTGGCTGGTGGGACGAATACTATTATTCTATATTAGCAGAAGAATATATCTAA
- a CDS encoding DNA ligase, whose amino-acid sequence MKLILILIFSLYSFAIDLQKATIYDERKHNINSYYMSEKLDGIRAYWSGEELQTKNGNKIFAPKWFIKDFPPFELDGELFTKQNDFENIQSIVLSQKEPIEWENISYNIFEVPNQNGDFQTRLNFLKNWLDKNPNKFIKIIPQIKVNNIEELNDFLNKVLTNDGEGVILKNYTLDYFTGKSDNVLKVKKFFDDEAEVISHNLNKNGSFKSLKVRLKNGVEFNLGNGFKNSDRLNPPKVGSIITFKYFDLTKNGKPKFASFLRIRQVE is encoded by the coding sequence ATGAAACTTATTCTTATTCTTATATTTTCATTATATTCTTTTGCAATAGATTTACAAAAAGCAACTATATATGATGAAAGAAAACACAATATTAACAGCTACTACATGAGTGAAAAATTAGATGGAATAAGAGCCTATTGGAGTGGAGAAGAGTTACAAACCAAGAATGGAAATAAAATTTTTGCACCAAAATGGTTTATAAAAGATTTTCCACCTTTTGAATTAGATGGAGAACTTTTTACTAAGCAAAATGATTTTGAAAATATTCAAAGTATAGTTTTAAGCCAAAAAGAACCAATTGAATGGGAAAATATAAGTTATAATATTTTTGAAGTACCAAATCAAAATGGTGATTTTCAAACAAGACTTAACTTTTTAAAAAATTGGCTAGATAAAAATCCAAATAAATTTATTAAAATAATTCCACAAATAAAAGTAAATAATATTGAAGAATTAAATGATTTTCTAAATAAAGTTTTAACGAATGATGGAGAAGGTGTAATATTAAAAAACTATACATTAGATTATTTCACAGGAAAAAGTGATAATGTATTGAAAGTAAAAAAGTTTTTTGATGATGAGGCAGAAGTAATTTCACATAATTTAAATAAAAATGGCTCTTTTAAAAGCTTAAAAGTTAGACTAAAAAATGGTGTTGAGTTCAATTTAGGTAATGGATTTAAAAATAGTGATAGATTAAATCCACCTAAAGTTGGAAGTATTATAACTTTTAAATATTTTGATTTAACAAAAAATGGTAAACCAAAGTTCGCTTCTTTTTTAAGAATTAGGCAAGTAGAGTAA
- a CDS encoding DUF1007 family protein: protein MIRYIILFLILKSILLGCSLCSTFTPRTHISTHIKADNENIKSINIKWEFAEQFGDELLKIYDLNLDNTFDDKELKLIEDSLIDYLISRNFITTIYYDKVEDAYEIPFEVKKYKMYYKNRILSFEYDIEVEQKIYDKNILKIRIFDKEGFFFIVFENKNQKFDIPYNIKKNTNISEVSYLIDAPQLSEQKFSQGIIKSNIENENLVEKWTKNSDENNIDEEVDTIIEEEKPKDFLDEFTSKVKQYLVDIENGDKFALFFLIIASFIYGVVHSIGPGHGKSLAFSYFSSAKSTYFEALIISFLTAFIHIIGALVIVVISIFILQTVLSGFIADSVIYITALSASIIMLLAIFILYRKLTKKSCGCASCNIDFKTTNFNIKPQNKNMNFIVKTTNIPVYLEKRSKKQDLIFVLTAGIVPCPGTVLLFVYAFLLKTYFAVFLASLSISLGMAVVIFASSFLGVSLHKVSSNSKKFVNTLEIIAPIFMFILAFLMLISSGVFV, encoded by the coding sequence ATGATTAGATATATAATTTTATTTTTAATATTAAAGAGTATTCTTCTTGGATGCTCTTTATGTTCAACATTTACTCCAAGAACACATATATCTACACATATAAAAGCTGACAATGAAAATATAAAATCAATAAATATAAAATGGGAATTTGCTGAACAATTTGGTGATGAATTATTGAAAATTTATGATTTGAATTTAGATAATACTTTTGATGATAAAGAGTTAAAACTTATTGAAGATAGTCTAATTGACTATTTAATTAGTAGAAATTTTATAACAACTATATATTATGATAAAGTAGAAGATGCTTATGAAATACCTTTTGAAGTTAAGAAATATAAGATGTATTATAAAAATCGTATTTTAAGTTTTGAATATGATATTGAAGTAGAACAAAAGATTTATGATAAAAATATTTTAAAGATAAGAATATTTGATAAAGAAGGCTTCTTTTTTATAGTATTTGAAAATAAAAACCAAAAATTTGATATTCCTTATAATATTAAAAAGAATACAAATATAAGTGAAGTTTCATATCTTATTGATGCTCCACAATTAAGTGAGCAAAAATTTAGTCAAGGTATTATTAAATCAAATATTGAAAATGAAAATTTAGTTGAGAAATGGACTAAAAATAGTGATGAAAATAATATTGATGAAGAAGTAGATACTATCATTGAAGAAGAAAAACCTAAAGATTTTTTAGATGAGTTTACATCAAAAGTAAAACAATATTTAGTAGATATAGAAAATGGTGATAAATTTGCTTTATTCTTTTTAATTATTGCTTCTTTTATATATGGAGTTGTTCATTCTATTGGACCAGGTCATGGGAAATCTTTAGCATTTTCATATTTCTCATCTGCTAAAAGTACATATTTTGAAGCTCTTATCATTTCATTTTTAACAGCATTTATACATATCATAGGAGCTTTAGTTATAGTTGTAATATCTATTTTTATACTTCAAACAGTATTAAGTGGATTTATAGCAGATTCAGTTATCTATATTACAGCTTTAAGTGCTAGTATTATAATGCTTTTAGCAATATTTATTTTATATAGAAAACTAACGAAAAAATCTTGTGGTTGTGCTTCTTGTAATATAGATTTTAAAACTACAAATTTCAATATAAAACCACAAAATAAAAATATGAATTTTATTGTTAAAACTACCAATATACCTGTATATTTAGAAAAAAGAAGTAAAAAACAAGATTTAATATTTGTTTTAACAGCAGGAATAGTTCCTTGTCCAGGAACGGTTTTACTTTTTGTATATGCTTTTTTGCTAAAAACTTATTTTGCAGTATTTCTAGCTAGCTTAAGTATAAGTTTGGGTATGGCAGTTGTAATATTTGCTTCATCGTTTTTAGGAGTAAGTTTACATAAAGTATCTTCAAACTCTAAAAAGTTTGTAAATACTTTAGAAATTATTGCTCCCATTTTTATGTTTATTTTAGCATTTTTAATGCTTATTAGTTCAGGAGTTTTTGTTTAA
- a CDS encoding Fur family transcriptional regulator, giving the protein MDKNQEKEFDLFLNNFKKQSSKIGFKNTIQKDYILKTLFISKKHLTAEDILKEIKEKYNLNTGIVTIYNTIKFFHRLNFITLLDIGDGTFRYEFNHKNHHDHLVCTNCNLIKEFTDDFIEEQQQLIAKNNRYKLQNHIMILYGICEECQKLDSNS; this is encoded by the coding sequence GTGGATAAAAATCAAGAAAAAGAGTTCGACCTCTTTTTAAATAATTTTAAAAAACAATCCTCTAAAATTGGATTTAAAAATACAATTCAAAAAGATTATATTTTAAAGACTCTATTTATATCAAAAAAACACCTAACTGCTGAAGATATTTTAAAAGAAATAAAAGAAAAATACAATCTAAATACGGGAATAGTTACTATTTATAATACTATAAAATTTTTTCATAGATTAAATTTTATAACTTTATTAGATATTGGCGATGGAACATTTAGATATGAATTTAACCATAAAAATCATCATGATCATCTTGTATGTACAAATTGTAATCTTATAAAAGAATTTACAGATGACTTTATAGAAGAACAACAACAACTAATAGCAAAAAACAATAGATACAAACTTCAAAACCATATAATGATTCTTTATGGTATTTGTGAAGAATGTCAGAAACTTGATAGCAATTCTTAA
- the nhaA gene encoding Na+/H+ antiporter NhaA — translation MAKFFTQKQLQQIAKLKSRYDFVKNFVSIETLSGLILFLVTVLAVYIANSSYSNTYFEFFSSYLSISFANHSFSMSLLHWVNDVLMAIFFLVVGMEIKKDMLVGELSSVKQASFPIIAAIGGMIVPAIIYLSLNKEHPTGFGVPMATDIAFALGILMLLGKRVNISLKLFLVTLAVVDDLGAIVVVAIFYTSELSYIFFLYSALVYGALIFLNYIGVRKILPYIILGIILWFCIHSSGIHSTIAGVLLAFTIPLKTKNFDKNYEFENSPLDKLSLSLHNFSAFIIMPLFAFANAGVIIDFSSVLTHKYIVLGVALGLIIGKPIGIFTFTYLATKLKIAVKPVTVSWSEIIAAGCLGGIGFTMSIFISHLAFTDESIVSAVKLGIFASSITAAIIGVILILLNNKANKYK, via the coding sequence ATGGCTAAATTTTTTACTCAAAAACAGTTACAACAAATAGCAAAATTAAAAAGTAGATACGATTTTGTAAAAAACTTTGTTTCTATTGAAACTTTAAGTGGATTAATCCTATTTTTAGTTACAGTACTTGCAGTATATATTGCAAATTCTAGTTATTCAAATACTTATTTTGAATTTTTTTCATCATATCTTTCTATAAGTTTTGCAAATCATAGTTTTTCTATGAGTTTACTTCATTGGGTAAATGATGTTTTAATGGCAATATTTTTCTTAGTTGTAGGAATGGAAATAAAAAAAGATATGCTAGTAGGTGAACTATCAAGCGTTAAACAAGCATCTTTTCCAATAATTGCAGCTATTGGGGGGATGATTGTACCTGCTATTATATATTTAAGCTTAAATAAAGAACATCCAACAGGATTTGGAGTTCCTATGGCAACAGATATTGCTTTTGCATTAGGGATTTTAATGCTATTAGGTAAAAGAGTAAATATATCTTTAAAATTATTCTTAGTTACTCTTGCTGTAGTTGACGATTTAGGAGCTATTGTAGTCGTTGCAATATTTTATACAAGTGAACTTAGCTATATATTCTTTTTATATAGTGCTTTAGTTTATGGAGCTTTAATATTTTTAAATTATATTGGTGTTAGAAAAATATTGCCTTACATAATTTTGGGTATTATTTTATGGTTTTGTATTCATAGTTCTGGAATTCACTCAACTATTGCTGGGGTTTTACTAGCATTTACAATTCCATTAAAAACAAAAAACTTTGATAAAAACTATGAATTTGAAAATTCTCCTTTAGATAAATTATCTTTATCTTTACATAACTTTAGTGCATTTATTATAATGCCTCTTTTTGCTTTTGCAAATGCTGGGGTGATAATAGACTTTTCTAGTGTTTTAACTCATAAATATATTGTTTTAGGAGTTGCTTTAGGACTAATTATAGGGAAACCAATTGGGATATTCACTTTTACATATTTAGCAACAAAACTAAAAATTGCTGTTAAACCTGTAACTGTATCTTGGAGTGAAATTATTGCAGCTGGATGTTTAGGTGGTATTGGATTTACAATGTCAATTTTTATATCTCACTTAGCATTTACTGATGAGAGTATTGTAAGTGCAGTAAAACTTGGAATTTTTGCTAGTTCAATAACAGCAGCAATTATAGGGGTAATACTAATTTTGTTAAACAATAAAGCCAATAAATACAAATGA
- a CDS encoding PLP-dependent transferase, with the protein MNKTQFYPIPCGQTLPPNNIHAVSTSMPNLQDVIDYEEQTPEILEKITVAYPRFIVHPYLKKLATYLKQKYNVSQEYELILLSSKKAIKVVSNRYFIHNKFDFNEPFGVIKVIKGRQYQKVLKFIQHVGYNLSSRLAEDYLYKVGIINKLHIEELEDKNKAKRIIIETLSSAYKQPLENICLNPSGMNAMYCTLKGIKNIQAKNGRTILVQFGWLYLDTTNIVDHYFEESKVFHDVTNLDKFEEFLKKDGLKVSAIVTEIPTNPLLQTVDLERLKNLCNYYNIPIIIDSTFATPYNLDLNSFADIYIESLTKFACGNADVLMGAIILNKASKISHISNEFFKYADEPYIKDVQRMALEIKDYKTRVKKISQNTLKLASYLENAPFIKEVFYCLSPKYKENYKKLMIDEDSLCGIISVTFKKDFQKVYDILNFAKGPSLGTEFTLLMPYTYLAHYDLITSQSGREFLEKIKLPIELLRISVGIEEIEEIINEFEKINNI; encoded by the coding sequence ATGAATAAAACTCAATTTTATCCAATACCATGTGGACAAACTCTTCCTCCCAATAATATTCATGCAGTATCTACAAGTATGCCAAACTTGCAAGATGTAATTGATTATGAAGAGCAAACACCAGAGATTTTGGAAAAAATAACTGTTGCTTATCCGAGATTTATAGTTCATCCATATCTAAAAAAGCTAGCAACATATTTAAAACAAAAGTATAATGTTTCACAAGAATATGAACTTATACTTTTAAGTAGTAAAAAAGCAATTAAAGTTGTAAGTAATAGATATTTTATACACAATAAATTTGATTTCAATGAGCCTTTTGGAGTAATAAAAGTAATCAAAGGAAGACAATATCAAAAAGTTTTAAAATTTATCCAACATGTAGGATACAACCTTTCTTCAAGATTAGCTGAAGATTATTTATATAAAGTAGGAATAATAAATAAACTTCATATTGAGGAACTAGAAGATAAAAATAAAGCAAAAAGAATAATTATTGAAACTTTATCTAGTGCTTACAAACAACCATTAGAAAATATCTGCTTAAATCCATCTGGAATGAATGCTATGTATTGTACTTTAAAAGGTATAAAAAATATTCAGGCAAAAAATGGAAGAACTATTTTAGTACAATTTGGTTGGTTATATTTAGATACAACAAATATAGTAGATCACTATTTTGAAGAGAGTAAAGTTTTTCATGATGTTACAAATCTTGATAAATTTGAAGAGTTTCTAAAAAAAGATGGACTAAAAGTTTCAGCTATAGTTACAGAAATACCTACAAATCCACTTTTACAAACTGTGGATTTAGAAAGACTCAAAAATCTTTGTAATTATTATAATATACCAATAATTATAGACTCTACTTTTGCAACTCCTTATAATTTAGATTTAAACTCATTTGCAGATATCTATATAGAATCTTTGACAAAATTTGCATGTGGAAATGCTGATGTTTTAATGGGTGCAATTATTTTAAATAAAGCTTCAAAAATTTCTCATATTTCAAATGAATTTTTTAAATATGCAGATGAACCATATATAAAAGATGTGCAAAGGATGGCTTTAGAAATAAAAGATTATAAAACAAGAGTGAAAAAAATAAGCCAGAATACTTTAAAACTAGCTTCTTATTTAGAAAATGCTCCTTTTATAAAAGAAGTTTTTTACTGTTTAAGCCCAAAATATAAAGAAAATTATAAAAAATTAATGATTGATGAAGATAGCTTATGTGGGATAATATCTGTAACATTTAAAAAAGATTTTCAAAAGGTTTACGATATATTAAACTTTGCCAAAGGTCCAAGTTTAGGAACAGAATTTACACTTCTTATGCCTTATACATATCTTGCTCATTATGATTTAATCACAAGCCAAAGTGGAAGAGAGTTTTTAGAAAAAATTAAACTTCCAATAGAACTTTTGAGAATCTCAGTAGGAATAGAAGAGATAGAAGAGATAATTAATGAGTTTGAGAAAATAAACAATATTTAA
- a CDS encoding adenine phosphoribosyltransferase has translation MGQDVVLSELDKNFLLNSIRDVNDFPKPGIIFKDITTLLNNKDAFELLMNHLEERYKLYNLDFIAGIESRGFIFAAALATRLKIGFVPVRKKGKLPSTTVCEKYELEYGFDEVEIHLDAFNNKENARVLLLDDLIVSGGTAKASASLIKKLNANLVESCFLLNFTVLDGKDKLSKIVPVYSVLEI, from the coding sequence TTGGGGCAAGATGTTGTGTTAAGTGAATTGGATAAAAATTTTTTATTAAATAGTATAAGAGATGTAAATGATTTTCCAAAACCAGGAATTATATTTAAAGATATTACAACTTTATTAAATAACAAAGATGCTTTTGAACTCTTGATGAATCACTTAGAAGAAAGATATAAATTATATAATTTAGATTTTATAGCAGGAATAGAATCAAGAGGATTCATTTTTGCAGCTGCTTTAGCAACTAGGCTTAAAATAGGTTTTGTTCCTGTTAGAAAAAAAGGAAAACTTCCTAGTACAACTGTTTGTGAGAAATATGAATTAGAATATGGTTTTGATGAAGTAGAAATACATTTAGATGCATTTAACAATAAAGAAAATGCAAGAGTTTTATTATTAGATGATTTAATAGTAAGTGGTGGGACAGCAAAAGCAAGTGCAAGTTTGATAAAAAAATTAAATGCTAATTTAGTAGAGAGTTGCTTTTTATTAAATTTTACAGTTTTAGATGGTAAAGATAAATTAAGTAAAATTGTACCAGTTTATTCAGTTTTAGAGATTTAA
- a CDS encoding Fur family transcriptional regulator, with the protein MDNLTNISDFINIKLTTARKSILEILINSNRPLSYEDIKDKICMDKATFYRNITIFEEEGIIDSFESNDKKRYFEIKNTQHSHFICNECLKIECIHEKLNLSLKDYKIENIILKGKCKECNKNG; encoded by the coding sequence ATGGATAATTTAACAAACATTTCAGACTTTATAAATATTAAACTAACAACTGCTAGAAAATCGATTTTAGAAATTTTGATAAACTCAAATAGACCTTTATCTTATGAAGATATAAAAGATAAAATCTGTATGGATAAAGCAACTTTCTATAGAAATATTACTATTTTTGAAGAAGAAGGAATTATTGATTCTTTCGAATCAAATGATAAAAAAAGATATTTTGAGATAAAAAATACTCAACACTCACATTTTATTTGTAATGAATGCTTAAAAATAGAGTGTATTCATGAAAAACTAAATCTATCATTAAAAGATTATAAAATTGAAAATATAATATTAAAAGGCAAATGTAAGGAATGCAATAAAAATGGCTAA